One window of the Puntigrus tetrazona isolate hp1 chromosome 13, ASM1883169v1, whole genome shotgun sequence genome contains the following:
- the abcc2 gene encoding canalicular multispecific organic anion transporter 1: MSAALEEYCGSIFWNASYLQRPDPDLPICVERTVLVWLPLAFLWLCAPWHFRSLCKKPAKATLSKLYISKQVVAGLLLLTAIAELALTLGEDYGPSSDSTAQKHPAVLYTNPVLFTISWVVVMLCQECMRRKPRTVDSGSLFVFWLLQVVCAVFQFQTLLRDALKQEEIDDFPRFCLFYIGYGLQLIAFVLSALPDVSPEMKRIAKTNPEAKATFLSRITFNWFNSMVIKGFKRPLVQEDMWDLNQKDSTHTICEEFEDIMAKELKKAHRNLQKKQHKRKTKSDHQNGLAKGVSQDVLVMEETGKKKEKKKKKDSESDYPQSWLVTSIVKTFKGVLFESAAYKLIQDLLAFASPQLLKLMISFTQDKTSYAWTGYLYAVLLLLVAFLQSVFLQQYFQRCFILGMKVRTALMAAIYKKALVVSNDSRKESTAGEIVNLMSADAQRFNDVTNFIHLLWSCPLQIALSIAFLWIELGPSVLAGLLVMVLLVPINGWLATKSRGFQVENMKFKDTRMKIVNDILNGIKVLKYYAWESSFEAQVQDIREKELKVMKKFAYLSSVSVFIFSCAPAIVSLATFAVFVSVSPDNILDAEKAFTSISLFNILRFPLAMLPQLISIMVQTSVSKKRLEKFLSGDDLDTMAVTRDDSHSAAVSMTDGTYAWERQADPVLKNVSLDIKPGRLVAVVGAVGSGKTSLISALLGELHSTKGQINIKGSVAYVPQQAWIQNATLKDNILFGSSLDEERYLSVVDSCALGPDLELLPGRDQTEIGEKGINLSGGQKQRVSLARAVYSSADVYLLDDPLSAVDSHVGKHLFEKVIGPKGLLKNKTRILVTHGISFLPYVDEIIVLVNGVVSEVGSYKGLRASKGAFSEFLETYGKEESSNADSRKASAQESEYEKIETLPEGLEPQADDSPEDIVSSTLKRENSLRHSQRHSKPNGSVRVRKNSSVRSKKDSDDKKGQRLIEKEAMETGRVKFSVYLQYLRSMGWCFVSWSFVFYFIQNVAVIGQNLWLSDWTEDSVEYFNTTYPAHIRDMRIGVFGALGLAQGFLVFFGTILLADGSISASRTLHTNLLSNILKVPMMFFDTTPSGRIVNRFAKDMFTVDDMIPMSFRSWFLCLLGVLGTLFVICLATPIFTAVVVPMAVVYYFVQRFYVATSRQLRRLDSVSRSPIYSHFGETVSGLSVIRAYGHQQRFLKENEDTIDQNLKSVYPWIVSNRWLAMRLESLGNLVVFFAALFAVISRDSLNSGLVGLSISYALNVTQTLNWLVRMTSELETNIVAVERVREYTEITNEAPWITSNRPPDDWPNAGNIRFDNYKVRYRPELDLILHGITCDITSTEKIGIVGRTGAGKSSLTNCLFRIIEASEGRILIDGVDISTLGLHDLRSRLTIIPQDPVLFSGTLRMNLDPFKKSSDEEIWNVLELAHLKDYVRGLPTGLQHEVSEGGENLSVGQRQLLCLARALLRKSRILILDEATAAVDLETDDLIQNTIRREFSHCTVLTIAHRLNTILDSSRVMVLDSGKIVEFDSPSVLLNNKQGHFYAMAKDAGIRGGETSPPENMSTDL; encoded by the exons GTAGTGGCTGGCCTGCTGCTCCTGACGGCGATAGCAGAGCTAGCGCTCACTCTCGGAGAGGATTATGGGCCGTCAAGTGACTCCACGGCTCAGAAACATCCAGCGGTGCTCTACACCAATCCGGTCCTGTTCACCATCTCATGG gtggtcGTGATGCTGTGTCAGGAGTGTATGCGGCGCAAGCCGAGAACCGTCGACTCCGGCAGTCTCTTCGTGTTCTGGCTGCTTCAGGTGGTGTGCGCCGTCTTCCAGTTCCAGACTCTACTGAGAGACGCACTGAAGCAG GAAGAAATCGATGATTTTCCACGGTTCTGTCTTTTCTACATCGGCTATGGCCTGCAGCTGATCGCTTTTGTCTTATCAGCTTTGCCTGACGTTTCAcctgaaatgaaaagaattgCAAAGACG AATCCTGAAGCCAAAGCGACGTTTCTGAGCAGAATCACCTTTAACTGGTTCAACAG CATGGTGATCAAAGGCTTTAAGAGGCCTCTGGTTCAGGAGGACATGTGGGATCTGAATCAGAAGGACTCCACTCACACCATCTGTGAGGAGTTTGAGGACATCATGGCGAAAGAGCTGAAAAAAGCCCACAGGAACCTGCAGAAGAAACAACATAAACGAAAGACTAAAAGTGATCATCAGAATGGCTTGGCCAAAGGAGTCAGTCAGGATGTTCTAGTTATG GAGGAGAcaggaaagaagaaagaaaagaagaagaaaaaggattCTGAATCTGACTATCCTCAGTCCTGGCTGGTTACCAGCATTGTTAAAACCTTCAAAGGTGTGCTTTTTGAATCAGCCGCCTACAAACTGATACAAGACCTTCTAGCATTTGCAAGCCCTCAGCTTCTCAA GTTAATGATCTCCTTCACTCAGGACAAAACGAGTTACGCGTGGACTGGTTACCTGTATGCCGTGCTGCTTTTGCTGGTGGCTTTTTTACAGTCAGTTTTTCTTCAGCAGTATTTCCAGCGATGCTTTATCTTGGGTATGAAAGTACGCACCGCCCTCATGGCTGCTATTTATAAGAAG GCGTTAGTCGTGTCTAACGACTCCAGGAAAGAGTCGACCGCCGGAGAGATAGTCAACCTGATGTCAGCGGACGCCCAGAGATTTAACGACGTCACCAACTTCATCCATCTGCTGTGGTCGTGTCCGCTGCAGATCGCTCTGTCCATCGCCTTCCTCTGGATTGAGCTGGGTCCCTCTGTCCTGGCCGGGCTGCTGGTCATGGTGCTGTTGGTGCCCATCAATGGCTGGCTGGCCACCAAATCCAGGGGCTTCCAG GTGGAAAACATGAAATTTAAAGACACTCGCATGAAAATCGTGAATGACATACTAAATGGAATAAAA GTTCTGAAGTATTATGCATGGGAATCGTCTTTCGAGGCTCAGGTTCAGGACATTCGAGAGAAGGAGCTGAAGGTGATGAAGAAGTTTGCCTACCTCTCATCGGTCTCCGTCTTCATATTTTCATGTGCTCCAGCTATT GTGTCTCTGGCGACCTTcgctgtgtttgtgtctgtgagtcCTGATAACATTCTGGACGCAGAGAAAGCTTTTACCTCCATCTCACTCTTTAACATCCTGCGCTTCCCGCTAGCCATGCTTCCACAGCTGATCTCCATCATGGTTCAG ACCAGTGTGTCTAAGAAAAGGCTTGAGAAATTTCTGAGTGGTGATGATCTGGATACAATGGCAGTAACGCGTGACGACAGCCACA GTGCCGCCGTGAGCATGACTGATGGGACATATGCCTGGGAAAGACAGGCAGATCCAGTTCTGAAGAA CGTCTCTCTGGACATTAAACCGGGTCGTCTGGTGGCAGTGGTCGGGGCTGTAGGGTCTGGAAAGACATCGCTGATATCTGCTCTGCTGGGAGAACTGCACAGCACCAAGGGTCAAATTAATATCAAA GGGTCTGTAGCGTATGTGCCGCAGCAGGCCTGGATTCAGAACGCCACTCTGAAGGACAACATCTTATTCGGCTCTAGTCTGGATGAGGAGCGTTACCTGTCTGTGGTGGACTCGTGTGCGCTCGGACCGGACCTCGAGCTCCTGCCAGGAAGAGACCAAACTGAGATCGGAGAGAAG GGCATCAATCTGAGCGGAGGACAGAAACAGCGGGTGAGCCTGGCCAGAGCGGTCTACAGCTCCGCAGACGTGTATCTTCTGGATGACCCACTGTCTGCCGTAGACTCACATGTGGGCAAACATCTGTTTGAGAAGGTGATCGGACCCAAAGGACTGCTCAAAAACAAG aCTCGTATTCTGGTAACACATGGGATCAGCTTCTTGCCGTATGTAGATGAGATTATTGTATTGGTGAATGGGGTGGTGTCCGAGGTAGGATCATACAAGGGTCTTCGAGCCAGTAAAGGAGCTTTCTCTGAATTCCTGGAAACGTACGGCAAAGAAGAAAGCAGCAATGCTGATTCCAGAAAAG CATCAGCTCAGGAGTCAGAGTACGAGAAGATTGAAACGCTGCCGGAGGGTTTGGAGCCACAGGCCGATGACTCTCCTGAGGACATTGTCTCAAGCACACTGAAGAGAGAAAACAGCCTCCGTCACAGCCAGCGGCACAGCAAACCAAACGGAAG TGTGAGAGTGAGGAAAAACAGCTCCGTTCGATCCAAAAAGGACTCAGACGATAAGAAGGGACAGCGACTGATTGAGAAAGAGGCGATGGAGACGGGAAGG GTGAAATTCTCAGTGTATCTTCAGTATCTGAGGTCTATGGGCTGGTGTTTTGTCTCCTGGAGTTTCGTGTTCTACTTCATCCAGAATGTGGCCGTCATTGGTCAAAACTTGTGGCTCAGTGACTGGACCGAGGATTCTGTAGAATATTTCAACACAACCTACCCAGCTCATATCAGAGACATGAGAATAGGTGTCTTCGGAGCCCTGGGATTGGCACAAG GTTTTCTGGTGTTTTTTGGCACTATACTCCTAGCTGACGGATCCATTTCTGCGTCCAGGACTCTACACACAAACCTGCTGTCTAATATTCTCAAAGTACCCATGATGTTCTTTGATACCACACCTTCAGGACGAATAGTCAATCGCTTTGCCAAG GATATGTTTACAGTAGATGACATGATCCCGATGTCCTTCAGATCCTGGTTTCTCTGTCTTCTTGGAGTTCTAGGGACCTTGTTCGTTATCTGTCTGGCTACTCCAATCTTCACCGCAGTTGTTGTCCCCATGGCTGTTGTCTACTACTTTGTCCAG AGGTTCTATGTTGCTACATCCAGGCAACTCAGGCGACTGGACTCTGTTTCTCGATCTCCCATATACTCACACTTTGGAGAAACCGTATCGGGCCTCTCTGTGATAAGGGCATATGGCCATCAGCAACGTTTCTTAAAGGAAAATGAGGACACCATCGATCAGAATCTCAAAAGTGTCTATCCTTGGATTGTTTCTAACAG GTGGCTGGCCATGCGCTTGGAGTCTTTGGGGAACCTGGTGGTGTTTTTCGCAGCTTTGTTTGCTGTGATCTCTCGGGACTCTTTGAATAGTGGATTGGTTGGACTGTCCATCTCTTACGCCTTAAAT GTGACTCAAACTCTGAACTGGCTCGTGAGAATGACGTCAGAACTGGAGACCAACATTGTTGCTGTGGAAAGAGTGAGGGAGTACACAGAGATCACAAATGAG GCTCCATGGATCACCAGTAATCGTCCTCCAGATGACTGGCCCAATGCTGGGAATATTCGTTTTGATAACTATAAAGTTCGATACCGACCAGAACTGGATCTCATTCTCCACGGCATCACGTGTGACATTACAAGCACTGAGAAA ATTGGGATCGTTGGTCGAACTGGTGCCGGCAAATCCAGTCTGACTAACTGCTTGTTTCGCATTATTGAAGCTAGTGAAGGTCGGATCCTCATCGATGGTGTTGACATCTCCACCCTGGGCCTTCATGATCTCAGGAGCAGACTAACCATCATCCCACAG GACCCGGTACTGTTCTCTGGCACTCTGCGGATGAACCTGGACCCATTCAAGAAGTCCAGCGATGAGGAGATCTGGAACGTTCTGGAGCTGGCTCATCTCAAAGATTACGTGAGGGGTTTACCAACAGGACTTCAGCACGAGGTCTCCGAGGGAGGAGAGAATCTGAG TGTTGGTCAGAGGCAGCTGCTGTGTCTCGCCCGGGCCTTGCTCAGGAAATCCCGTATCCTGATCCTGGATGAAGCCACCGCTGCCGTGGATCTGGAGACCGACGACCTCATCCAGAACACCATCCGCAGGGAGTTCTCACACTGCACCGTGCTGACCATCGCACACAGACTCAACACCATTTTAGACAGTTCACG gGTAATGGTCCTGGACTCTGGTAAAATCGTGGAGTTTGATTCGCCGAGCGTACTGCTTAATAACAAACAGGGACATTTCTATGCTATGGCTAAAGACGCAGGCATCAGAGGAGGAGAAACGAGTCCACCTGAGAATATGTCTACTGACCTGTGA